A genomic region of Methanosarcina thermophila TM-1 contains the following coding sequences:
- a CDS encoding TIGR00304 family membrane protein, whose product MENETLIEGNMLFSIGILVIFVGFLLILIGIALSLHQESRSTQSYSNRTDAFGREPRFESTSDSETQFNEYSPAKESRTEIKTGGVIMIGPIPIIFGSDKEGAKTAAILAIILMLLSLLIFRISFF is encoded by the coding sequence ATGGAAAATGAAACATTGATTGAAGGAAATATGCTTTTTTCAATTGGAATTCTCGTAATATTTGTAGGATTTCTGCTAATTCTTATCGGTATAGCTCTTAGCCTGCATCAGGAATCCAGATCAACGCAGTCATACTCAAACAGGACAGACGCGTTCGGAAGAGAACCCCGTTTTGAAAGCACTTCGGATTCTGAGACTCAATTTAATGAATACTCCCCCGCAAAAGAGAGTAGAACCGAAATCAAAACTGGCGGGGTAATTATGATCGGTCCGATTCCCATTATCTTCGGAAGCGATAAAGAAGGTGCCAAAACCGCCGCAATTCTGGCAATAATACTAATGCTCCTTAGCCTGCTAATCTTCAGAATCTCTTTCTTCTAA
- a CDS encoding TIGR00304 family membrane protein: MRTSQDFLKAGAAVTFIGFIILLLGIVLTISQHSASSQMGGVIMIGPIPIAFGSSPEITTNMLGLGLIFTILYLFLWKMKH; encoded by the coding sequence ATGCGTACATCGCAAGATTTTCTAAAAGCAGGCGCAGCAGTCACATTCATTGGCTTCATTATATTACTATTAGGTATAGTTCTAACCATCTCCCAGCATTCTGCAAGCAGCCAGATGGGAGGAGTGATAATGATAGGTCCAATCCCAATTGCTTTTGGCTCCTCGCCTGAAATAACAACAAATATGCTGGGGCTTGGATTAATATTTACAATTCTCTATTTATTCCTATGGAAAATGAAACATTGA
- a CDS encoding proteasome-activating nucleotidase, producing the protein MSEDSVIRSSLEDIKTRVEFQLECGKINIEDVKSLLTEIEIMRVQNENMKARLLEASVATGRHLQEINKLKAHLEQLTEPPLFIATILEVNGEIALIRQHGNNQEVLTRIPEEYIGKIEPGMRVAVNGAYSIISIVSRAADVRAQVMELIHSPGVDYSMIGGLDEVLQEVRESVELPLTHPELFEELGIEPPSGVLLHGAPGTGKTLIAKAIASQAKATFIRMSGSDLVQKFVGEGSRLVKDIFQLARDKSPSILFIDEIDAVGSMRTYDGTSGSAEVNRTMLQLLAEMDGFDPKGNVKVVAATNRIDLLDPALLRPGRFDRSIEVPLPDEKGRVEILKIHTRKMNLADDVDFERLAKIMKGMSGADISVIVKEAGIFVLRRRGKQITMADFLKAYEKVVNTTEPTIPQAMFV; encoded by the coding sequence ATGTCAGAAGACAGTGTAATAAGATCTTCTCTGGAAGATATCAAAACAAGGGTAGAGTTCCAGCTTGAGTGCGGGAAGATCAATATTGAAGATGTGAAGTCCCTTTTGACCGAGATAGAGATCATGAGGGTCCAGAATGAAAACATGAAGGCCCGGCTTCTTGAGGCAAGTGTGGCAACAGGGAGGCACCTTCAGGAGATCAATAAATTGAAAGCTCATCTGGAGCAACTTACTGAACCCCCTCTCTTTATTGCAACTATTCTTGAGGTAAACGGGGAAATTGCACTTATAAGGCAGCATGGGAACAACCAGGAAGTTCTCACCCGGATTCCTGAAGAATATATAGGAAAGATCGAGCCCGGTATGAGGGTTGCAGTAAATGGTGCATACTCAATTATCTCCATAGTCAGCAGGGCTGCCGATGTTCGGGCTCAGGTTATGGAGCTCATTCACTCGCCTGGTGTGGACTACAGTATGATTGGTGGGCTTGACGAGGTACTCCAGGAAGTCAGGGAAAGCGTTGAACTTCCGCTTACTCATCCCGAGCTTTTCGAGGAACTTGGGATCGAGCCCCCTTCAGGTGTTCTGCTCCACGGCGCGCCGGGAACAGGCAAGACTCTTATCGCAAAAGCCATAGCCTCTCAGGCAAAAGCAACCTTCATCAGGATGTCGGGTTCTGATCTGGTTCAGAAATTCGTAGGTGAGGGCTCAAGGCTTGTCAAAGATATTTTCCAGCTTGCCCGGGATAAATCCCCGAGTATTCTCTTCATAGATGAGATCGATGCTGTCGGCAGCATGAGAACTTACGACGGAACCAGCGGCTCGGCTGAGGTCAACAGGACAATGCTTCAACTCCTTGCGGAGATGGATGGCTTTGATCCTAAAGGCAATGTAAAAGTGGTTGCTGCAACCAACAGAATTGATCTGCTTGATCCTGCTCTTCTCAGGCCCGGCAGGTTTGACAGGTCTATCGAGGTTCCTCTCCCTGATGAGAAAGGAAGGGTCGAAATCCTTAAGATTCACACACGGAAAATGAATCTTGCAGATGACGTGGACTTTGAGAGACTTGCAAAAATCATGAAAGGCATGAGCGGGGCAGATATCAGCGTTATTGTCAAGGAAGCCGGAATTTTTGTGCTGCGCAGGCGCGGTAAACAGATTACAATGGCTGACTTCCTGAAAGCGTATGAGAAAGTTGTAAACACCACGGAACCCACAATCCCCCAGGCTATGTTCGTATAA
- a CDS encoding ADP-ribosylglycohydrolase family protein yields MRTEKLPDVSDIEKKLRGYLFGTACADALGRPVEHLTLEQIKSMYGEKGILELPPDSPWTDDTQLMFVLAKGLLRGAELEIPGLMDRIAEEFVFWLDEPDLGAGVTTRGAALRLKAGIPWSESGLRSKTCGSLMRAGILGFIFQNDPQKLVKVALISGKITHSHPVAEAASLAGAYAVKLALDGVEPGDMFEPLFEVTHGISQEFTHALENSYKLAYSGIGDEEGLKKLGQGWYADETFAMAYFCILRYPDDYKKAVQTAVNITGDSDSVGSVAGGILGARLGIDAIPVSWIEALKWKDALEKAVEPLLGKYFQVSGDKLKP; encoded by the coding sequence ATGAGAACAGAAAAATTGCCAGATGTGTCAGATATTGAAAAAAAGCTGCGTGGCTATCTCTTCGGCACAGCCTGTGCTGACGCTCTCGGCCGCCCTGTAGAGCATCTAACTCTTGAACAAATCAAAAGTATGTATGGAGAGAAAGGAATTCTTGAACTCCCACCTGATTCTCCCTGGACCGATGATACTCAGTTGATGTTTGTACTTGCCAAAGGGCTGCTTCGGGGAGCAGAGCTTGAAATTCCCGGGCTTATGGACAGGATAGCAGAGGAGTTTGTGTTCTGGCTTGATGAGCCTGATCTGGGAGCAGGGGTGACTACCAGAGGCGCAGCCCTGAGACTTAAGGCTGGGATTCCCTGGAGCGAATCCGGTCTCAGATCCAAAACCTGTGGGAGTCTTATGCGGGCTGGGATTCTTGGTTTTATTTTCCAAAATGATCCTCAAAAGCTGGTTAAAGTCGCCCTGATTTCGGGCAAAATAACCCACTCCCATCCGGTCGCAGAAGCCGCTTCCCTTGCAGGAGCATATGCAGTTAAACTTGCTCTTGATGGGGTGGAACCCGGGGATATGTTTGAACCTCTTTTTGAGGTAACTCATGGAATTTCTCAGGAGTTTACTCATGCGCTGGAAAATTCATATAAGTTGGCTTACAGTGGCATCGGAGACGAAGAAGGCTTGAAGAAACTCGGGCAGGGCTGGTACGCAGATGAAACTTTTGCCATGGCATACTTCTGCATACTGCGTTACCCTGACGACTACAAAAAAGCAGTACAGACCGCAGTGAATATTACAGGGGATTCGGACTCGGTTGGGAGCGTTGCGGGGGGCATTCTTGGAGCCAGGCTGGGGATTGATGCCATACCCGTTTCCTGGATTGAAGCGCTTAAGTGGAAAGACGCACTGGAAAAAGCAGTAGAGCCTCTGCTTGGAAAATATTTTCAGGTCTCAGGAGATAAATTGAAGCCTTGA
- a CDS encoding GIY-YIG nuclease family protein, producing MSFSEENVYSKKIDYSERTAHLEENNYSEKDIFSGKGVYCLIFENQACKFEVGKKGEFFFRSGFHIYVGSALGSGGLKRLKRHINLSRNKDRNPKWHVDYLHLSPAFRLVSAVYAFTSARLECALASRIGGDFVSGFGCTDCKCSSHLFYRKENPLLDIIEAFEALGLSALVLEV from the coding sequence ATGTCCTTTTCCGAAGAAAACGTTTATTCCAAGAAAATTGATTATTCCGAGAGAACTGCTCACTTAGAGGAAAATAATTACTCTGAGAAGGATATTTTTTCCGGGAAAGGCGTCTACTGTTTGATATTTGAGAATCAGGCATGCAAATTTGAGGTAGGTAAAAAGGGAGAATTCTTTTTCCGTTCAGGATTTCATATCTATGTGGGTTCGGCTCTGGGATCAGGAGGGCTTAAAAGGTTAAAGAGACACATTAACCTTTCCAGGAACAAGGACCGAAACCCAAAATGGCATGTAGATTATCTTCACCTGAGTCCTGCTTTCAGGCTGGTTTCTGCAGTTTACGCCTTTACTTCTGCGCGGCTTGAGTGCGCGCTTGCCAGCAGGATTGGAGGAGATTTTGTTTCAGGTTTCGGGTGTACTGATTGTAAGTGTAGTTCTCATCTTTTTTATAGAAAAGAGAACCCTCTTTTAGATATTATTGAAGCTTTTGAGGCTCTGGGGCTTTCTGCCCTTGTACTTGAAGTTTAA
- a CDS encoding ACT domain-containing protein, with protein MEQFSFIARMPDRPGALHRAAEIITRYEGNINRIQYDRRIDMHTVFFEVTAAPQAYEKIREELEKIGYLQTSLQPIAFLKFHIYLPNCPGALFDLLNYITSAEANITYLDFDDRGQHPERLVVGLHIENPDMIDALMNQLKSRYRLEILEYDTTGEKLDDTVFYLRLAQKLRSFIGSAEDDFLMRFLHDINHIAQELSNLQKDPIEVFENILKVGDCLNRTSGDNFYADVQRIKIKDDIELFCFQPPCGGNIYLFNTPSERVMIDTGYGIYFQDVVNMLQYYGLGDLSLLKRIYITHADADHCGAAGLFPAPSYLNHKTFLITRETSRAYGSSNQDCILEEVYTKIINLFSKFTPPENIILFPEISSSTESIEKRGPFPIIARFRIGDLEFEALEGIGGHMHGEIFYLCPEEGLLFPQDAMINFSSLSPERTEYNILADYLMTSVNVDSKLAREERKALLSLISEIDEKLAGKGKKCLICCGHGSISVMEDGKLVAYTGSERYTAGQKPVSISQDNF; from the coding sequence ATGGAACAGTTCTCTTTTATTGCCCGGATGCCTGACAGACCGGGGGCACTGCACAGGGCAGCCGAAATCATCACTCGGTACGAAGGAAATATTAACAGGATTCAGTACGACCGCAGGATAGATATGCACACTGTTTTTTTTGAGGTGACTGCTGCTCCGCAGGCTTATGAAAAAATCCGTGAGGAGCTGGAAAAAATAGGCTATCTTCAGACTTCCCTTCAACCTATAGCCTTCCTCAAATTCCATATCTATCTTCCTAACTGTCCTGGGGCTTTATTTGATCTTCTGAATTATATCACTTCAGCGGAAGCCAACATTACTTATCTTGATTTTGACGATCGAGGACAGCATCCTGAAAGACTTGTCGTGGGTCTTCACATTGAAAATCCAGATATGATCGATGCTCTCATGAACCAGCTCAAATCCAGATACAGGCTCGAAATTTTAGAGTACGATACAACTGGGGAGAAACTTGATGATACGGTATTTTATCTTCGGCTTGCCCAGAAGCTCAGGTCGTTTATAGGGAGTGCAGAAGACGATTTTTTGATGAGGTTCCTGCATGATATTAATCACATTGCTCAGGAACTTTCAAACCTTCAGAAAGATCCTATTGAGGTTTTTGAGAATATCCTGAAAGTTGGGGATTGCCTTAACAGGACTTCAGGAGATAACTTTTATGCAGATGTACAGAGGATCAAGATCAAAGACGATATTGAGCTTTTCTGTTTTCAACCTCCTTGCGGAGGAAATATCTATCTCTTCAATACTCCCTCTGAAAGGGTCATGATTGATACTGGATATGGAATTTATTTCCAGGATGTTGTGAATATGCTCCAGTATTACGGGCTTGGGGATCTGAGCCTGCTAAAAAGAATTTACATAACACATGCCGATGCCGACCATTGCGGGGCTGCTGGACTTTTTCCTGCGCCGTCCTATCTTAACCATAAGACTTTTCTGATCACTCGGGAGACCAGCAGAGCCTACGGCTCCAGCAATCAGGATTGTATTCTGGAAGAGGTTTATACGAAGATAATAAACCTGTTTTCCAAGTTTACTCCTCCTGAAAACATAATTCTCTTTCCTGAAATTTCCTCGTCCACCGAGTCAATTGAAAAGCGGGGTCCATTCCCTATCATTGCTCGATTCAGGATAGGCGACCTGGAGTTTGAAGCTCTTGAAGGTATAGGCGGGCACATGCATGGAGAGATATTTTACCTTTGCCCGGAAGAGGGGCTTCTTTTTCCTCAAGATGCAATGATCAATTTCAGTAGCCTGAGCCCTGAAAGAACGGAATATAACATTCTGGCTGATTACCTTATGACGTCGGTGAACGTTGACAGCAAGCTTGCACGAGAGGAACGAAAAGCTCTTCTTTCTCTTATTTCCGAAATTGATGAAAAACTTGCTGGAAAAGGCAAGAAATGTCTTATTTGTTGCGGGCACGGCTCAATATCGGTGATGGAAGATGGAAAACTTGTTGCATATACAGGTTCAGAGAGGTATACAGCAGGACAAAAACCTGTCTCCATTTCTCAAGATAATTTTTGA
- a CDS encoding DUF2795 domain-containing protein: MQEIFRDMKFPMTKDQILEQARSKNVSSDIVEDLQMIPDREYESADSLIRAIEAASQQVGGGGGGKSQSFGGSGTGGTGGGGPSEGGSSQSFGGRGGA, from the coding sequence ATGCAGGAAATTTTTAGAGATATGAAGTTTCCAATGACAAAAGATCAAATTCTAGAGCAGGCAAGAAGTAAGAACGTCTCCAGTGATATAGTGGAAGATTTACAAATGATTCCTGACAGAGAATACGAGTCAGCTGATTCCTTAATTAGAGCAATAGAAGCAGCCAGCCAGCAGGTCGGCGGTGGAGGAGGAGGGAAGAGTCAGTCATTCGGTGGATCCGGCACTGGTGGGACAGGCGGAGGTGGTCCGTCAGAAGGAGGAAGCAGCCAGAGTTTTGGAGGAAGAGGAGGAGCATAA
- a CDS encoding geranylfarnesyl diphosphate synthase, which translates to MNIEEWEEYRYVESGISAFINQMEESSLKKMVEHVCNTGGKRIRPIILLLSCEICSGTYYQSLNAALAVEMMHSASLIHDDLLDQGIIRRNLPTAPEKFGPSKALLCGDYLIAKSIELISPYGKKVIRDFGRAGMNMAEGEVLDLRLDEDDFGESSYFECIYKKTASLFAISASIGAYTGGADEALAGRFNFFGNSLGMAYQIVDDILEFMEVVEGKKSKFTSQTLPHVYTMNMSKEEAIQKSIDAVKMHVNAAKDTLMTFRACSARDKLFQITDYITLDMLENI; encoded by the coding sequence ATGAATATCGAAGAGTGGGAAGAATACAGATATGTTGAATCCGGAATAAGTGCCTTCATTAATCAAATGGAGGAATCTAGCTTAAAAAAAATGGTAGAACATGTCTGTAATACCGGAGGAAAACGAATCCGGCCAATTATCCTCCTCCTATCCTGTGAGATCTGTTCAGGCACGTATTATCAAAGCCTTAATGCAGCTCTTGCTGTAGAAATGATGCATTCGGCTTCTCTCATCCATGATGACCTCCTGGATCAGGGGATTATTAGAAGAAATCTGCCTACTGCTCCTGAAAAATTTGGTCCTTCTAAAGCGCTCCTTTGTGGTGATTATTTAATTGCAAAATCCATCGAGTTAATTTCTCCTTATGGCAAGAAAGTCATCAGGGACTTTGGAAGAGCTGGGATGAATATGGCTGAAGGAGAAGTTCTTGATTTGAGACTTGATGAGGATGATTTCGGGGAGAGCAGCTATTTTGAGTGCATCTACAAGAAAACGGCTTCTCTATTTGCAATCAGCGCTTCCATAGGGGCATATACTGGAGGGGCTGACGAAGCTCTAGCAGGGCGTTTTAATTTCTTTGGAAACTCTCTGGGGATGGCATATCAAATTGTTGATGATATCCTTGAGTTTATGGAAGTAGTTGAAGGCAAGAAATCAAAATTCACATCTCAAACCTTGCCGCACGTGTATACTATGAACATGTCAAAAGAAGAAGCAATACAAAAGTCCATAGACGCCGTAAAGATGCACGTTAACGCGGCAAAAGATACACTTATGACATTTAGAGCATGCTCGGCAAGGGATAAGCTTTTCCAGATTACCGATTACATAACTTTAGATATGCTTGAGAACATTTAA
- a CDS encoding radical SAM protein — MRVYDSPVLKVNASTENEKMVLDAEGPLSQLAKPFLKRINKIFEEEKPISVNENEIIFSTWIPPIPGPVFSRVISAEIASIRKKRVPDQLSIGITARCPNRCIHCGAADIKPERELTLDEISRAVDQGLDLGSYLISFDGGETMLRNDLVEMVARVDKSRAIATCFTSGFRLSEERARELKAAGLYASRISLDSPFEAEHDRIRGREGAYRDAIAGIKNAETAGILTDMFVVVSPHNIDYLEEFYNLAADLEMHELSIYEIVAVGRWLDHEDEVITEKDVSRLERFHKSMNSRPEGPRVTALPYFMGPSLFGCFAGKRWIHIASDGEVMPCAYTPLSFGNICEDSLETIWKRMGKHDAYRKDAAYCMMRNPDFRKEYIHTIPQGARIPYRLK; from the coding sequence ATGCGAGTATATGATAGTCCGGTGCTTAAGGTAAACGCCAGTACAGAAAACGAAAAAATGGTGCTTGATGCAGAAGGTCCTCTTTCCCAGCTTGCAAAACCCTTCCTAAAGCGCATAAACAAAATCTTTGAGGAAGAAAAACCCATCTCAGTAAATGAGAACGAGATTATTTTTTCTACATGGATCCCACCTATTCCGGGACCTGTTTTCAGTCGTGTGATAAGTGCTGAGATCGCATCCATCAGAAAAAAAAGAGTTCCTGATCAACTCTCAATAGGAATTACTGCCCGCTGTCCCAATCGCTGTATTCACTGTGGAGCAGCCGATATTAAACCCGAAAGGGAATTGACCCTGGATGAGATTTCCAGGGCGGTGGATCAGGGTCTGGATCTGGGGTCTTATCTTATCTCTTTCGATGGAGGGGAGACCATGCTCCGAAATGACCTTGTTGAGATGGTAGCTAGAGTGGATAAATCAAGGGCAATTGCTACCTGTTTTACCTCAGGTTTCAGGCTTTCCGAAGAGAGGGCAAGGGAGCTCAAAGCAGCAGGTCTTTATGCTTCAAGAATCAGCCTAGACAGTCCCTTTGAGGCTGAACACGATCGCATTCGGGGACGAGAGGGGGCATACAGGGATGCGATTGCCGGAATAAAGAATGCAGAAACTGCTGGAATCCTTACTGATATGTTTGTGGTCGTTTCTCCTCACAATATTGATTACCTTGAGGAATTTTATAACCTTGCAGCTGATCTTGAGATGCATGAGCTCTCCATCTATGAGATAGTTGCAGTCGGACGCTGGCTTGATCATGAGGATGAGGTCATAACTGAGAAAGATGTATCACGTCTTGAGAGATTCCATAAATCAATGAATTCCAGACCTGAAGGTCCCAGAGTTACCGCACTCCCTTATTTTATGGGTCCCAGCTTATTCGGATGTTTTGCGGGTAAACGCTGGATACACATTGCTTCGGACGGGGAAGTTATGCCATGCGCCTACACTCCTCTCTCTTTTGGAAATATCTGTGAAGACTCCCTGGAAACTATCTGGAAGCGCATGGGTAAGCATGATGCCTACAGAAAGGATGCTGCTTATTGTATGATGCGCAACCCTGATTTCCGAAAAGAATATATCCATACGATCCCTCAGGGTGCGCGGATCCCTTACAGGCTTAAATAA
- the ahaH gene encoding ATP synthase archaeal subunit H, which yields MAKNEILSEIKKAEESARLMIEEAIDAKNKRISDARAEAREILKQAEIDAHKASQDSFKEGEKKILEERDKIINDGEKNALAMSQKAQANIDKSVNYLVQEFERAVLNE from the coding sequence ATGGCTAAAAATGAAATCTTATCTGAAATAAAAAAAGCAGAGGAAAGCGCCAGGTTAATGATTGAAGAGGCCATTGACGCTAAAAACAAGCGCATTTCCGATGCTCGGGCTGAAGCCAGGGAAATCCTGAAACAGGCCGAAATTGATGCACATAAAGCTTCACAAGACTCTTTTAAAGAGGGTGAAAAAAAGATCCTGGAGGAAAGAGATAAGATCATCAACGATGGTGAGAAAAACGCATTAGCCATGTCCCAAAAAGCTCAAGCTAACATCGACAAATCCGTCAATTACCTTGTACAGGAGTTTGAGAGGGCGGTCCTTAATGAGTAG
- a CDS encoding V-type ATP synthase subunit I, translated as MSRPKEMTRAVIVGHKSILKETIDALHDINLFHIEDFVEDESGFKISKPFKNAEEVSKKLVKIRSIANYLGIESKEPVVQKSDAVLRELDSKLNELDRAISAKTQSISQLENELKDLDSQKKEILPYLSIDLDFEYYRGYENLKVFAGTVKSNLDESQISSITQAYELYYDPQSKAVVLFVAKNDADKVYEVLQGLGFKELRIPDRGGVPSELLRFIEQREAEVTRRIESLKGEIESLKSKYADFLLASDEVLSIESQKAELPLRIATSANAFIIDGWTPTEDYDKVVSVVNSATNGRAYVTSLEVSEEEEENAPVEYNNSKVVAPMQEIMDLYSRPKYTEIDPSSAIFITFPLMYGMILGDIGYALILGTLAVAIKKLVKSDAVKPLMNILIYCQISAFIFGILYGEFLGFPLASTHGEHGVVPGLLPFWETITLFPSIGGEEFTFPIHRSHMVMTMIAISVFVGLLHLNLGFLFGFSNIARHHGMKHAVLEKGSWIIIELGVLVAVLGYFGVVPVLTYPGALILVIGIVMLTMGEGIKGPIELPSLMGNALSYARIIAVGLSSIYIAGTVNDIAFKMVWPDHSQIGFTAIAAILVFILGHGLNTVLSIIAPGLHALRLQYVEFFGKFYEGGGRKFNPFGYIRKYTEE; from the coding sequence ATGAGTAGACCTAAAGAGATGACAAGGGCCGTTATTGTCGGGCACAAAAGCATTCTAAAAGAAACCATCGATGCATTGCATGATATAAATCTTTTTCACATCGAAGACTTTGTCGAAGATGAGTCTGGTTTTAAGATCAGCAAGCCATTTAAAAACGCAGAGGAAGTCTCTAAAAAGCTTGTGAAGATCCGTTCTATCGCCAATTATTTGGGGATCGAAAGCAAAGAACCGGTAGTTCAGAAATCTGACGCTGTCCTGCGTGAGCTTGATTCGAAGTTGAATGAACTGGACAGGGCAATTTCAGCTAAAACACAATCAATTTCCCAGCTTGAAAATGAATTAAAGGATCTGGATTCTCAGAAAAAGGAAATCCTCCCTTATCTGTCCATAGATCTCGACTTCGAATATTACCGTGGCTATGAAAACCTGAAGGTTTTTGCAGGTACGGTAAAAAGCAACCTGGATGAAAGTCAGATTTCGAGTATCACACAAGCTTACGAACTGTACTACGACCCTCAATCAAAAGCAGTTGTACTGTTTGTAGCTAAAAATGATGCTGACAAAGTCTACGAAGTACTTCAGGGTCTTGGATTCAAAGAACTTAGAATTCCAGACAGAGGTGGTGTCCCAAGCGAACTGTTAAGATTCATTGAACAGAGAGAAGCTGAAGTCACTAGAAGGATCGAATCCTTAAAAGGTGAAATCGAGTCCTTGAAATCCAAGTACGCCGATTTCCTCCTTGCAAGCGACGAGGTCCTGAGTATCGAGAGTCAGAAGGCAGAACTGCCTCTTAGGATAGCTACATCTGCAAACGCGTTCATAATCGATGGTTGGACTCCAACCGAAGATTACGACAAAGTTGTCAGTGTGGTTAATAGTGCCACTAATGGCAGGGCATACGTCACCAGCCTCGAAGTTAGTGAAGAGGAAGAGGAGAATGCTCCTGTCGAGTACAATAACTCAAAAGTTGTGGCACCGATGCAGGAGATTATGGATCTGTATTCCAGACCCAAATATACTGAAATTGATCCATCATCAGCGATTTTCATAACCTTCCCACTGATGTATGGAATGATTCTCGGGGACATCGGATATGCACTGATCCTGGGAACGCTTGCGGTGGCTATCAAAAAACTGGTAAAGTCAGACGCAGTTAAGCCTCTCATGAATATTTTAATCTATTGTCAGATATCGGCATTTATATTTGGAATTCTTTATGGTGAGTTCCTGGGATTCCCTCTGGCAAGTACACATGGAGAACACGGTGTGGTGCCAGGTTTGCTTCCATTCTGGGAAACAATAACCCTGTTCCCTTCAATTGGAGGTGAGGAATTTACATTCCCGATCCACAGGTCTCACATGGTAATGACAATGATTGCAATAAGTGTCTTTGTAGGACTGCTTCATTTAAACCTTGGTTTCCTATTCGGATTTTCAAACATTGCCAGACACCATGGTATGAAACATGCGGTCCTTGAAAAAGGCAGTTGGATCATTATCGAGCTTGGTGTGCTCGTTGCAGTTCTCGGCTATTTTGGCGTTGTTCCAGTGCTTACTTATCCAGGCGCTCTTATTCTCGTTATCGGCATTGTTATGCTCACCATGGGTGAGGGTATTAAAGGTCCGATCGAGTTGCCATCTCTAATGGGTAATGCACTTTCATACGCTCGTATTATAGCAGTAGGACTGTCTTCGATCTACATAGCAGGCACGGTAAATGATATTGCATTCAAGATGGTTTGGCCTGATCATTCTCAGATCGGCTTTACAGCAATAGCTGCAATACTTGTGTTCATACTCGGACATGGCCTTAACACTGTTCTGAGTATTATCGCTCCCGGACTGCATGCACTCAGGTTGCAGTATGTAGAATTCTTTGGAAAATTCTATGAAGGCGGGGGCAGAAAATTCAACCCATTCGGATATATAAGAAAATACACGGAGGAATAA
- a CDS encoding ATP synthase, whose protein sequence is MTDGATAGLFLDAEGMKALGASIAIAVTGLASAIAEKDIGTAAIGAMAENEGLFGKGLILTVIPETIVIFGLVVALLINSA, encoded by the coding sequence ATGACAGACGGAGCAACAGCAGGTCTCTTTTTGGACGCAGAAGGAATGAAAGCACTTGGTGCATCAATCGCAATCGCAGTAACTGGTCTTGCATCTGCAATAGCTGAAAAAGATATCGGTACAGCAGCAATCGGCGCAATGGCAGAAAACGAAGGATTATTCGGTAAAGGTCTAATCCTTACTGTCATTCCAGAAACCATTGTTATCTTCGGTCTTGTCGTTGCATTGCTTATCAATTCTGCTTAA
- a CDS encoding V-type ATP synthase subunit E, with the protein MGLEIVVKDIQEGARAEVSRIKAEGDAKASEIINEAKEIQKKMLGDSLAKAEEDLRNLHQQVISSANLEVKRITLNKRKELLDKVYNQTVEKIKSMPASKKEELLKHILNKYEASGARVYSSKDSEEIVKKLTSLTYAGNIDCIGGVILENEDGSIRLDFTYDSILKDVYERSLKQISDILYG; encoded by the coding sequence ATGGGACTAGAGATCGTTGTAAAGGACATCCAAGAGGGTGCAAGAGCTGAGGTTTCCCGTATAAAAGCCGAAGGCGATGCAAAAGCCTCCGAGATCATAAATGAAGCTAAAGAAATACAAAAGAAAATGCTCGGAGACAGCCTTGCCAAAGCGGAAGAAGACCTCCGAAATCTGCACCAGCAGGTCATATCAAGTGCAAACCTGGAAGTAAAAAGAATTACGCTTAATAAGCGTAAGGAACTTCTGGATAAAGTTTATAACCAGACAGTTGAAAAAATCAAGTCAATGCCAGCATCCAAAAAAGAAGAGCTGTTGAAGCACATTCTCAACAAGTACGAAGCAAGTGGTGCTAGAGTTTACTCTTCTAAGGATTCAGAAGAAATTGTCAAAAAGTTAACCTCTCTGACTTACGCTGGCAATATTGACTGCATCGGCGGAGTTATTCTGGAAAACGAAGATGGATCAATCAGGTTAGATTTTACATACGATTCAATCCTGAAAGACGTATATGAACGTTCATTGAAGCAGATATCTGATATATTATACGGGTGA